The following nucleotide sequence is from Triticum urartu cultivar G1812 unplaced genomic scaffold, Tu2.1 TuUngrouped_contig_6560, whole genome shotgun sequence.
CGGGTGCAGCTCGCCAACGTGAAGCCGGCGCTGGGGAGGCGGGAGGAGGCGCTCGCCGACCTGCGCGCCAGCGTGGAGCTCAAGGAGTCGATCCTGCCGCCGGGCAGCCGGGAGCTCGGCGCGGCCTACCGGGACCTCGCGGAGGCGCACGCCTCCGTGCTTGACTTCAAGCAGGCGCTGCCCTTCTGCCAGAAGGCGCTGGAGCTGCACGAGTCGACGCTGGGCAAGAACTCGGTGGAGCTCGCGCATGACAGGCGGCTGCTCGGTGTGATATACACTGGCCTGGAGCAGCACGAACAGGCGCTTGAGCAGAATGAGATGTCCCAGAAAGTGATGAAGAAGTGGGGCGTGGCCGGCGCCGATCTCATTCATGCCGAGATTGACGCGGCAAACATCAAGATTGCGATGGGGAAGTTTGATGAGGCCGTAAGGGTGCTAAAGGATGTCGCTAAGAAGGTGGAGAAGGACAGCGATGCGCGAGCTCTAGTGTTCATATCGATGGCCAAGGCGCTCGCCAACCAGGAGAAGGTCGGGGACACCAAGAGGTGCTTGCAGATTGCTTGCGACATTCTAGAAAAGAAGGAAGTGTCTGAACCTGACAAGGTGGCCGAAGCGTATCTTGAAGTGTCCTCACTGTACGAGATGGTGAATGAATTTGACAAGGCAATATCTTTGATGAAGAGGAGTTTGGGGATGCTCGAGAGGATCCCTCAATCACAACACTTGGAGGGGAATGTCGCAGCTAAGATTGGATGGTTATTGCTTCTGACAGGGAAGGTGACCGAATCCGTCCCATATTTGGAGGATGCAGTGGAGAGGATGAAAGAAAGTTTTGGGCCGAAGCATTATGGGGTAGGGTATGTGTATAACAACCTGGGGGCTGCGTACATGGAGATGGACCGCCCCCAGTCTGCTGCACAGATGTTTGCACTGGCAAAGGAAGTCATGGATGTTTCCTTAGGGCCTCACCATTCAGATACAATTGAGACCTGCCAGAGCCTCGCCAATGCATACAACACGATGGGAAGGTACTACCATTTCTGTTTACTTTTCTTTTCAAATGGGCGTTCACTCAAACAGGAACATGATTTCTTTCTTTTAGTCTGGCAGAAAATTCAATGGTTGTCTAAGATAATTTGCATGTTAATCTGCAAGTAGGTTTGTTTTTGCATATTCCTGCGTTTTAGCTAAGTTTACATGCTACTATGCAACAAATGCTAAGCTAAAGATTGTTGCCAAACACTGTAGAAGTACAGACTGTTGGGTGCTAGTCCATAGGTAACATTAGAAGGAAAGAGGCTGCCAAATTCATTTAAGCAGAGGGAATACTGTACTAACTGAGATCAACCtgacaaagaagaagaaaggggaACAACTAAACTAAGGCCATTATTCTCAAAACGCCTGCCCAAGGGCCTTGAGATCAGGACGGACCAATGCTACAACCGAGGACGACTCATTTTGAAAAATTATACGATTGCACTTCTTCCAAAGGTGCCAACCCACATAAACCACCGCCAAAACGTGATGTCTTCGCCAGGATTCTTTATAGCTCTGGAAGATTTTCACCACCAACTATTGACAGTGTTTGTATTCAAGGCGATCCCCGATACTCTCAACAGTGATAAAGCAAACATAAACAAACTTCCTTCACAAAAGGGCAATGAAGCATGAATTGAGCTGCCGATTCAATCACCTTTCCGGCCCTCACAGTCACACAACTTCTTCAgattgttattcttgatattgcCAATGAAATGAACGCTATATGCTGACCCAGCGGAGTATTGCACGGTAGACTTCAGCTTGCAAGAGATAGTATCTGGGCTGTTAACTAACTGAATGGTATCTGGGCTGTGAACTAACTGAATGTTCTGCAGCATAGTTCATGGGCACCTAGCCCAGTGGCAAGAGCACGGCTGTGTGCCTTGGCAGACCCAAGTTCGAATCCTGTGGGCAGAATTTATTTCGGGTATTTAAAACTTGGTGTCTCACACCTTCCTTCTTAATAATAATGCCGCGGGGCTCCTCCCCTGTTgttctatttttttcttcttctgcAGCATAGCCCAAATCTGAATAAAACAATCCATTTGAGTTTCGGAATTAATTCTATGAAGGCCTCTCATCCACTTCTCCTCCATAATCCCCTCTCTAACAGAAAAGTTCTTCCGAGCTGCCAGCATATAAAGATCAGGCCAAAATCTTTGAGAGCAGTTTGCTAAAAAAAATTTGTTTTTCTTCGAGTGCACCAACTTGTAGCCACCAGAATGAAGCCTGCACACCATTTTTAATCTCAATGTTGGTGCACACAGCAAAGAGCTGCTGATCAGTCTCATTGCAGGGAACAGCTTACCCTTCCAAGGTTGATCCTCCTTGTCCCAACCATGTCAGACGCAATGCCCGGCTAAAGAAATCTAGGTTTTTGACACCCACACCACCACAAGATTTAGGAGAACACACTTTTTTCCAGTTAACCAAACATTTTACTCCATTAGCATTCTCATCCGCACACCAAAGGAAACTTCTCCTgatcttgtcattcttcttgatgATCCATTTAGAGGGAGGAAAAGCAGTGAAAATTAATAAGTGGTGAGGGCAGAAAGCACTGAATTGATGAGCTCCAAAGGTTCCTCCCTAGACATGAGCTTTCCTTTCCAGAGCTTTAACCTTCCACAGAATTCGTCCAATAAAGGGTGGCAATCAATCTTCCTAGGATTTCTGTAACCAAGGGGAAGCCCAGGGTACTTGCATGACAGAGAGCCCATCTGACCTCCAAATCCAAACCATGCCAGCTAATTGGGTAAGCCACACATTTACCAAGGTTCACCTTCAAGTCTGAACACAACTCCAAAAATTGCATGAACAATGTGCGCATGCACCATAGTGGCGAGCTGGTATTATAACCACACAG
It contains:
- the LOC125530785 gene encoding protein KINESIN LIGHT CHAIN-RELATED 1-like (The sequence of the model RefSeq protein was modified relative to this genomic sequence to represent the inferred CDS: added 618 bases not found in genome assembly), with the protein product MALRRAASLVLRQRLRTLGPAPAPKPLNPLLPHPRRHYSPRPPPALPASARVLAEAAEEAFEAASTTTDLFAAFSRLENAVSPTDKRLALACLKLGQHLDSSASADPSRVLELALRSVGILEAGGARSSGASSDSDAVSLAMALHLAGSASLDLNRFHDALSFLSRSLRLLTPLLPSKDAAVGDEGGDSDAEGFDVRPVAHAVRLQLANVKPALGRREEALADLRASVELKESILPPGSRELGAAYRDLAEAHASVLDFKQALPFCQKALELHESTLGKNSVELAHDRRLLGVIYTGLEQHEQALEQNEMSQKVMKKWGVAGADLIHAEIDAANIKIAMGKFDEAVRVLKDVAKKVEKDSDARALVFISMAKALANQEKVGDTKRCLQIACDILEKKEVSEPDKVAEAYLEVSSLYEMVNEFDKAISLMKRSLGMLERIPQSQHLEGNVAAKIGWLLLLTGKVTESVPYLEDAVERMKESFGPKHYGVGYVYNNLGAAYMEMDRPQSAAQMFALAKEVMDVSLGPHHSDTIETCQSLANAYNTMGSYALAMEFQKRVIDSWRNHGPSGADELREAIRLYEQIKIKALAFMSPGVEAIALPEPQEQEVDSDPAKIAQQ